DNA from Terriglobia bacterium:
CACCCGCAAACGGACCGAGGATGAGGATCGGAATCTGACTAGCGAAACTGACGAGCCCGAGAAGAAATGCCGAATCGGTGAGGCGGTAAACGAGCCATCCCGTTGCGACTCGGGTCATCCAGGTGCCGATCAGGGAAATCCCCTGGCCGCCGAAAAAGAGGCGGTAATTGCGGTGGCGGAGAGCGCGGGCGATTTGACGCCAGTCGGTTCCGCCTCGCCGGGGATTGGATTGGTTAGGCACGCCAGGACAGGACTAAGCTTCAATGTAGCAAAAGAACTTCATGGCGTGTGAACAGGATTCTTCGTCTCCTTCGACAGGATCAGTCTCCTCAGGATGACCCAAAAAGCTAACGGACATGGCACGGAAGAAGCCCGCCCTTGCCAAACCGCTTCTATTCGCAAGGGAAGAAGAGGGAGAAGACGGTGCCGGTGTGTCCGGGCGTGGTGCTGCTCTTGAGCGAGAAGCGGCCTTTGTTTTTGCGGATAAATTCGGCGGTGATCCAAAGCCCAAGACCATTTCCCTTCTCTTTTTTCGTACTGAAGAAGGGTTCGAAGATCTGTTTGCGGATTTCACGGCTCATGCCATGCCCGGTGTCGGCGACGGTGATGCGAAGGCCTTTAATGCCGCCATTCATCCAATCTCGGCGGAGATTGGCGCGGACGATGAGGCGGCCGCCGTTGGGCATCGCGTCAATGGCGTTGGTGACGATGTTGGCGACGACCTGGCGGACTTCGCTGGCATAGCAACGAATGGGGCGGAGTTCGCCTAACTGCACGGTAAGAGAGATATTTCTCCCGCTGATCTGCTTCGAGAGAAGGTTAACGACCGCGTCGACGATGGCGCCGACGTCGACGAGCTCACGCTGGTTCGAGTAGCGGTAGAAGGTCAGCGTCTGGCGTGTGATTTCGCCGATGCGGGCGAGTTCGCGCTGGGCGGTTTGCCCATACTCGCGGATGCCGGGTTCTTTCGAGGTGGTTGCGATCAGATAGACGAGGTTGGTGACACCCTCGAGCGGATTGTTGATGTCGTGCGCGATGGTGCCAGCGAGTTTTCCGGCAATGGCGAACTTCTCGGCGTTTTGCAGAGCGTGCTGAAGAGCGGCCTGCTCCTGGATGTCGGTGCACGTCGCGACCCATTCCAGGAGGTCTCCCTGAGCACCGAGAACTGGCACCACGCGCCACTGAACGAGGCAGTAGGAGCCATCAGCGCGATGCAACCGGAACTGGCACTCGACGCCGCGACGGCTCTGAATCGCCTCCGACCAGATGCGCTGCACGTCTTCGCGATCGCCGGGATGAACGGAATCGAGCCAACCGGAGCCCACGTACTCGCCTGGAGCCTGACCGGTGAAGGCTTCCCAATCATGCTGATGATTGCGTGCGCCACCTTCGGCGTCGGCAAGCCAGACCAGCGATGAAGAGGCAAGTACCAACGATCGGTAACGTTGCTCGCTCTTCGAGAGCGCCTGTGTTACCTGCGTTAGAGTTGCGAGGTGATCGCGGATTTCATACTGGCGCGCGCGCGCGCGCAGGGCAGACCCGGCGGCACTGACGAGAGTGACTGGGCGAATGGGACGCTCGAGGAGCGAGACGTTGCCAAGAACGCCGCGATTGCGCGCAGCTCGCAGGCTTCGGCTATCGCTGGCACCGCCGCCGGTGAGCACGATGATAGGGAGATCGGACCACGCTGGCTGTGCAGCGAGGGTCTTTGCGAGCGTGGAGATTCCGGCCGGCATCAAGGCCTCTTCGGCGACAATCACGGTGCCGACGCCATGCTTCATCCGCGTGCAAAGCTCGATGAGCGAGTTGCACACTTTGACCCGGATTCCGGCGAGATTGAGTTCGCGGCCAATCAGGAAACCGTCCACCCCGGCAGGAGCGAGAACCAGGACACGACTTTCGAGGGTCCGGGACTCTACCGGACTAGTCGGCTGCTGCGTCTCGGGCTGTTCCACCAAGAAAAGTCGGGGTTCCGGCGAGGACTCCCTGGAAGTTCCTGAGGGGCTCGCCGACTCGGATTCCGTTCGATCCCAACTGAAGTTCGCGGATTGTGCGTTCGT
Protein-coding regions in this window:
- a CDS encoding ATP-binding protein, encoding MEQPETQQPTSPVESRTLESRVLVLAPAGVDGFLIGRELNLAGIRVKVCNSLIELCTRMKHGVGTVIVAEEALMPAGISTLAKTLAAQPAWSDLPIIVLTGGGASDSRSLRAARNRGVLGNVSLLERPIRPVTLVSAAGSALRARARQYEIRDHLATLTQVTQALSKSEQRYRSLVLASSSLVWLADAEGGARNHQHDWEAFTGQAPGEYVGSGWLDSVHPGDREDVQRIWSEAIQSRRGVECQFRLHRADGSYCLVQWRVVPVLGAQGDLLEWVATCTDIQEQAALQHALQNAEKFAIAGKLAGTIAHDINNPLEGVTNLVYLIATTSKEPGIREYGQTAQRELARIGEITRQTLTFYRYSNQRELVDVGAIVDAVVNLLSKQISGRNISLTVQLGELRPIRCYASEVRQVVANIVTNAIDAMPNGGRLIVRANLRRDWMNGGIKGLRITVADTGHGMSREIRKQIFEPFFSTKKEKGNGLGLWITAEFIRKNKGRFSLKSSTTPGHTGTVFSLFFPCE